The following proteins come from a genomic window of Bactrocera tryoni isolate S06 chromosome 1, CSIRO_BtryS06_freeze2, whole genome shotgun sequence:
- the LOC120782701 gene encoding solute carrier family 52, riboflavin transporter, member 3-A — MCDHDVTGKLPYKQHWGDMPNDYQQPEQQKQPLASVIHIQKRYENDKNEDEIESSLVSFGEEAAISVCLTSQSERLTVSRLTGGHDLDSNYLLNRNNQIPKRKRVLGRMTNIAKNRNFIVDLLAIFFGIGTWLGVNGTFIQVPLLVKEAPESWSLASYLSVAVQIGNIGPITYTLIQHFSKKRISDALFIYILLVLGTLSALFTSFFYDKTVMIFGEERSLALYILTFVSALTACTSSVLFMPYMGRFKEMYLVTYFVGEGLSGLLPSIVSLIQGIGGDAECILVNTTTSGEEIFEKVNAPARFSPTDYFLFIFVTFLCSVIAFILLDRLKLAKREYAAGQIDFGNSYKYEEKNATNTNDAVANDASENQEQSTHISSTEYVVLLLLIGCLSFMANGMFNSIQSYSSMPYGSSAYHLSVTLSVIANPVACFLAIFLPHTSLRPIYVLCSLCAFLTAYVFITACMSPLPPLHDTAIGSTLVIITWTLLIGLVSYTKLSISSIMRAQGGRSLVWTGGLTQIGALLGSVLIFILINFTNSFKEPTASEC, encoded by the exons ATGTGCGACCATGACGTTACCGGCAAATTGCCTTATAAACAACATTGGGGTGATATGCCCAATGATTACCAACAAcctgaacaacaaaaacagccaTTAGCGTCTgtaatacatatacaaaagcgatatgaaaatgataaaaatgagGATGAAATTGAAAGCTCGCTAGTGAGTTTTGGGGAAGAGGCGGCTATTTCAGTATGCCTAACATCGCAATCGGAGCGGTTGACAGTTTCTCGATTAACGGGTGGTCACGACTTAGACAGCAACTATTTACTAAACAG aAATAATCAAATACCTAAGCGAAAAAGAGTTCTGGGGAGGATGACgaatattgcaaagaatcgaaacTTTATAGTAGATTTATTAGCCATATTTTTTGGTATCGGCACATGGTTAGGTGTAAACG GTACCTTCATTCAAGTGCCCTTGCTGGTTAAGGAAGCGCCGGAAAGTTGGAGTTTAGCATCGTATCTTAGTGTTGCTGTGCAAATTGGCAATATAGGCCCAATCACATACACTTTAATACAACATTTCTCAAAGAAAAGGATAAGCGATgcgctttttatttatatattattggtGCTTGGCACATTGTCAGCTTTATTCACCAGCTTCTTTTACGACAAAACCGTGATGATATTTGGGGAGGAGCGGAGCTTAGCTTTGTATATACTTACTTTTGTATCCGCGCTTACTGCATGCACGAGTTCGGTACTTTTCATGCCCTATATGGGTCGGTTTAAGGAAATGTACTTAGTAAC aTATTTCGTTGGAGAGGGATTAAGTGGATTGTTGCCAAGTATTGTATCACTTATACAAGGAATAGGTGGCGACGCTGAATGCATCTTGGTAAACACTACCACATCTGGTGAAGAGATATTTGAGAAAGTGAATGCACCTGCACGTTTTAGTCCAAcggattattttctttttatattcgtTACATTTTTATGCAGTGTAATTGCGTTCATATTGCTCGATCGCCTTAAATTGGCCAAACGTGAATATGCTGCAGGTCAAATCGATTTTGGTAACAGTTATAAATATGAAGAGAAAAACGCAACAAATACTAACGATGCTGTAGCTAATGATGCATCAGAGAACCAGGAGCAATCAACACATATTTCTTCAACAGAATATGTTGTGCTACTGCTGCTCATTGGTTGTTTATCATTCATGGCCAATGGCATGTTTAATTCTATACAATCCTACTCAAGTATGCCATATGGAAGTTCAGCATACCACCTGTCGGTAACATTAAGTGTAATTGCTAACCCTGTAGCGTgtttcttggcaatttttttgcCACATACATCGTTGCGGCCTATATATGTGCTGTGCAGCTTATGCGCCTTTTTAACTGCCTACGTTTTCATTACAGCTTGTATGAGTCCATTACCACCGTTACATGACACAGCCATTGGATCGACTTTAGTG ATTATTACATGGACTCTGCTGATCGGTTTAGTAAGCTATACAAAGTTGTCTATTTCGTCGATAATGCGTGCTCAGGGTGGTCGATCACTGGTATGGACTGGTGGTCTAACTCAAATTGGTGCTCTATTAGGTTCGgtgctaatatttattttaatcaattttactAATAGTTTTAAAGAACCAACGGCTAGTGAATGCtga
- the LOC120766213 gene encoding uncharacterized protein LOC120766213 isoform X1: MNNSGIECLFLNPFPKIGSERGVMTSLGEESYKSIFLNFHEYPLRTYIFHSVYSDIEIFMNETSKKVIGATGADAKVAYLLASKMNFTMDLQWPDAGFFGTRSKNGSYNGALGRMIRFEMDIILAGFFIKDYLTRDIGFTSPVYTDELCCYVKKASRIPQSILPLFAVNIDIWISFIFVGMLTPFIWMLLRRVNLSVATKGSVSLKLQKLQTQESRLLTQKHKLQYIRIFIDTWVMWVRVNIVSYPPFISERIFIASLCLVSVIFGALFESSLATVYIRPLHYKDINTMKELDEANIRIYIKHGAMRDDLFYGHSSQIYQNLHKKLLLIGELEERLIHTMARGGKFASVTRASSLELDDIHYFLTKKIHKIPEYPKSYNIAFLLPSHSPLEKSINIFLLKFVQAGLIDHWIADTKYQARIKTRNFVGYLDESGDKWKVLTLNDLQLSFYTIIFGSMLATIVLFLELIVHCKQVRVFCKIRTTRVK, from the exons ATGAACAATAGCGGCATAGAATGCTTATTTTTGAATCCCTTTCCAAAAATTGGCTCAGAACGTGGTGTGATGACTAGTTTGGGTGAAGAAAGCTACAAgagtatttttcttaattttcatgAGTATCCACTCCGCACCTACATTTTCCACTCCGTTTATTCcgatatagaaatttttatgaacGAAACATCAAAAAAAGTAATTGGAGCAACGGGGGCTGACGCCAAAGTGGCTTATCTATTGGCAAGTAAAATGAATTTCACGATGGATCTACAATGGCCGGACGCTGGCTTTTTCGG caCACGCTCGAAGAATGGCAGTTACAATGGTGCACTTGGACGAATGATACGCTTTGAGATGGATATTATATTGGCTGGATTCTTTATAAAGGACTATCTAACGCGCGATATTGGTTTTACTTCACCTGTATATACTGATGAACTTTGTTGTTATGTGAAAAAAGCTAGTCGTATACCTCAATCTATACTCCCTCTATTTGCCGTGAATATCGACATTTGGATTTCTTTCATATTCGTCGGAATGCTCACTCCATTTATATGGATGTTGCTAAGGCGAGTAAATTTGAGTGTTGCGACAAAAGGATCTGTTTCattgaaattgcaaaaattgcaaacaCAGGAAAGTCGTCTGCTAACGCAAAAACATAAACTGCAGTATATACGCATCTTTATAGATACGTGGGTGATGTGGGTGCGTGTTAATATTGTAAGTTATCCACCCTTTATATCAGAACGAATCTTTATAGCTTCACTCTGTCTGGTGAGTGTGATCTTCGGTGCACTTTTTGAATCAAGTTTGGCAACAGTCTACATACGGCCACTGCACTACAAGGACATCAATACGATGAAAGAGCTAGATGAAGccaatataagaatatatattaaGCATGGAGCTATGAGAGACGATCTATTTTATGGTCATAGCTCTCAAATATATCAGAATTTACATaagaaattacttttaattGGCGAATTAGAAGAGCGTCTTATTCACACGATGGCTAGAGGCGGAAAATTTGCATCTGTTACTCGAGCTTCTTCACTCGAACTCGATGACATACActattttttaacaaagaaaatacataaaataccCGAATATCCCAAAAGCTATAATATAGCTTTTTTGCTTCCTAGTCACTCACCATTGGAAAAGAGCATAAATATATTCTTGCTTAAATTTGTACAAGCCGGACTTATTGACCATTGGATTGCAGATACGAAGTATCAAGCAAGGATTAAAACTCGAAATTTTGTGGGATACCTGGACGAGAGTGGCGACAAATGGAAAGTTCTAACACTAAATGATCTGCAGTTGTCTTTTTATACCATCATATTTGGCAGTATGTTGGCGACAATTGTGTTGTTCTTAGAATTAATCGTACACTGCAAGCAAGTTAGAGTTTTCTGCAAAATTCGCACGACGAGAGTCAAGTAA
- the LOC120766212 gene encoding DDB1- and CUL4-associated factor 5, with protein MIQSTQSTHGVSSNLYHQLVQRELNLWPQRNPRTFTGHLYTERYRVANNLYKTDLRAHYGCVNAIEFSYGGRYLASGGDDKRVLIWDIEKAIAHHGRPRVLQTEHTSNIFCLGFDRCNRIVLSGGNDDLVIAHDFETGKLVNVFKHNNPVYGLSIDPKCDSIFATACEDGQILVFDQRVDTADPLVVAQQHTSFHAVEFHPAGGNFLVTANSKRGAAFWDIRKPHHPVIQYGGQVDDPPSCMSVRFNSNGSLILALRRRLPPILYNTQSPEPVCTFYHGNYYNSCTMKSCTFAGENDEFVLSGSDDFNLYVWRVSDVNLERTDQWVENTQMVLYGHRSIVNQVRYNPQKCLLASSGVEKIVKLWSPFSQKDWTGSLLEKATCPENPRELYLPYNISSMSTSPHSWSHMSHDYSSRNTNEDPRMMAFFDSLIQQEIESWDADSSTDSSHNSDATHSCSSSNDSSDSSLDDESDDDDDDDDDGGDGGDAVTEVISVPVNVPNGNNVIRERPTRHAKRRLTKRKDLKRRKSIYRKKAKPQRHAFANRIAYLIATKRSRLRRLAIKGASLGNRRPYKIIKVCDNSTRKCEASCSKSIRSRSQVKRNQASHRRSHNLSRRNNFTIDQDVLSGTIASTSSAVASGQAITNTTSEATTIAGSTSSHRYQRRKYKKRSVYDTSSDDGREMSASISTIPSNAPSTSTGITTTLKDDIIRLRQQQQNIIDSDEYEDDEEPSSSSSALQRRSHNIADVEVDPTVQPTKKLNGVRRINDAAARERTNILNEPNMNSERLISFSVERVINQHSPIHSNATQVTENPQILSSDSSSTTPIINNTVSRAIETTQLPQTQNADSLFNISNISDGSVNINHNNINNSSGSSISQIVMPNRRRRAHMAFSDNYSSHSNSRLSNSSYADEAVESSASSTYIVSDVVPETNENGLNGSNIGNSGNDDTRHSAHIYTTPLKRRRITIIPTGDEGEAASDTEIATKWNHDNNNSNSSMLHNDHDYPISSSSIHNVNSHNSFHHNSMELNGICVGDDTSEVAATNLQKVHHRSISNGSLNNNTTNNASHHNYELNREHSANAHHQQNATLLLRTPDSGISIGATVTPGQTSSICPSSSESTTSRWHHSNGGGMLSSDGGTTPNNSGTVISHRMLPLCDDNSNATMGLFQQKVARVRRNYRKKFAEDSDESD; from the exons ATGATACAATCAACCCAATCAACGCATGGTGTTAGCTCAAATCTCTATCACCAGTTGGTGCAACGCGAATTGAATCTGTGGCCACAACGCAATCCTCGAACATTTACTGGGCATTTATATACGGAGCGCTATCGAgttgcaaataatttatataagacTGATTTGCGAGCTCATTACGGCTGTGTGAATGCTATAGAATTTTCATATGGTGGAAGATATCTCGCATCAG GCGGCGACGATAAACGTGTACTTATATGGGATATTGAAAAAGCAATTGCCCATCATGGACGCCCCCGTGTATTACAAACGGAACATACCAGTAATATCTTCTGTTTAGGCTTCGATCGTTGTAATCGTATTGTATTGTCTGGTGGAAATGATGATTTGGTAATAGCACACGATTTTGAGAC CGGTAAACTTGTCAATGTCTTCAAACACAATAATCCTGTGTATGGTCTATCCATTGATCCGAAATGTGATAGTATTTTTGCGACAGCATGTGAGGATGGACAAATTTTAGTGTTCGATCAACGGGTTGACACGGCCGATCCTTTAGTTGTAGCTCAACAGCACACATCATTTCATGCAGTTGAATTTCATCCTGCTGGTGGGAATTTTTTAGTCACTGCTAATTCTAAACGAGGAGCTGCTTTTTGGGATATACGCAAACCGCATCA TCCTGTTATACAATATGGCGGTCAGGTGGATGATCCACCTAGTTGTATGAGTGTGCGTTTCAATTCGAATGGAAGCCTTATATTAGCTCTGCGTCGTCGTTTACCACCGATCCTTTATAATACACAATCGCCGGAACCGGTTTGCACATTTTACCATGGAAATTATTATAATTCATGCACCATGAAAAGTTGTACATTTGCGGgagaaaacgatgaatttgtcCTATCTGGTTCTGATGATTTTAACCTTTATGTATGGCGTGTGTCCGATGTGAACT TGGAGAGGACTGATCAATGGGTAGAAAATACGCAAATGGTGTTATATGGGCATCGTTCCATTGTTAATCAAGTTCGCTACAACCCACAAAAATGTCTGCTGGCATCTTCTGGcgttgaaaaaattgtaaaa CTATGGAGTCCGTTTTCTCAGAAAGACTGGACCGGTTCGTTGTTGGAAAAAGCAACATGTCCCGAAAACCCGAGGGAATTGTATTTACCTTATAATATCTCTTCAATGTCTACGTCGCCACATAGTTGGTCACATATGTCACATGACTATAGTAGCCGTAATACCAACGAAGATCCTCGAATGATGGCGTTCTTTGATTCGCTAATCCAACAGGAAATCGAAAGCTGGGATGCGGACAGCTCAACAGACTCCTCACATAATTCAGACGCCACTCATTCATGCTCCAGCTCGAATGATAGTTCAGATAGTAGCCTAGATGATGAAAGtgatgacgatgacgatgatgatgatgatggtggtGATGGAGGCGATGCTGTTACTGAGGTCATCAGTGTTCCCGTCAATGTACCTAATGGAAATAATGTAATACGGGAACGTCCCACAAGACATGCCAAACGACGTCTCACTAAACGAAAAG aTCTTAAACGTCGTAAATCAATCTATAGAAAAAAAGCTAAACCTCAACGTCATGCTTTTGCTAATCGCATTGCTTACTTAATTGCCACCAAACGCAGTCGCCTAAGGCGTTTAGCAATAAAGGGGGCGTCTTTAGGAAATAGGCGAccttacaaaattataaaagtatgtGATAACAGTACAAGAAAATGTGAGGCCAGCTGTAGCAAATCGATACGCTCGCGTTCACAAGTAAAGCGTAACCAAGCATCTCACCGACGTAGTCACAATTTATCACGTAGAAATAACTTTACTATCGATCAAGATGTGTTAAGTGGAACTATTGCATCTACCTCAAGTGCAGTGGCGTCTGGTCAGGCGATAACCAATACAACATCCGAAGCAACAACGATAGCAGGGAGTACAAGCAGTCACCGTTACCAAcgccgaaaatataaaaagcgtAGTGTCTATG acACATCATCAGATGATGGAAGAGAGATGTCCGCTTCTATTTCAACTATTCCTAGCAATGCTCCTAGCACAAGCACTGGAATAACCACAACACTGAAGG aTGATATAATCCGTTtaaggcaacaacagcaaaacatAATTGACTCTGACGAGTACGAGGACGACGAGGAGCCGTCTTCATCATCGTCAGCGCTTCAACGTCGCAGTCATAATATCGCCGATGTTGAGGTCGATCCAACAGTGCAGccgacaaaaaaattaaatggcgTACGTCGCATTAACGACGCTGCAGCCAGGGAGCGCACCAACATTCTTAATGAACCGAATATGAATTCAGAACGTCTGATTAGTTTTAGCGTGGAGCGTGTCATTAATCAACACTCTCCCATCCACTCGAACGCCACGCAAGTGACTGAAAATCCACAGATATTATCCAGCGACTCTTCTTCCACAACACCAATTATCAATAATACCGTGTCTAGAGCAATAGAAACAACTCAACTACCTCAAACACAAAACGCAGATTCGCTATTCAATATTAGTAACATTAGCGATGGCAGTGTCAATATCAATCacaacaatattaataatagtaGCGGGAGTAGCATCAGCCAGATTGTCATGCCAAATCGCCGGCGTCGTGCACACATGGCGTTTTCGGACAACTACTCCAGTCATTCGAATTCCAGACTATCGAACAGTAGTTATGCCGATGAGGCAGTCGAGTCATCCGCCTCATCTACATATATTGTTAGTGACGTAGTTCCTGAAACCAACGAAAATGGTCTAAACGGCAGCAATATTGGGAATAGTGGCAACGACGATACCAGACATAGTGCACACATTTATACCACGCCACTAAAACGACGCCGGATTACCATAATACCGACCGGGGATGAAGGCGAGGCTGCTTCTGACACCGAAATCGCTACAAAGTGGAATCAcgataacaacaatagcaacagcagTATGTTACATAACGATCATGACTATCCGATTAGCAGCAGCAGTATTCATAACGTCAACAGTCACAACAGTTTCCATCACAACTCAATGGAACTGAATGGAATTTGTGTAGGCGATGATACGTCTGAGGTGGCTGCAACTAATTTACAAAAAGTACACCACAGAAGCATCAGCAATGGCAGCTTGAATAATAATACTACTAACAATGCTAGTCACCACAATTACGAACTAAATCGCGAGCATAGTGCGAATGCACATCACCAACAAAATGCCACATTGTTACTTCGTACACCCGATAGTGGTATAAGTATAGGTGCCACAGTTACACCCGGCCAAACAAGCAGCATTTGCCCCAGTTCAAGTGAATCGACAACCAGTCGCTGGCATCACAGTAACGGTGGCGGCATGCTTAGCAGCGATGGTGGGACAACACCCAACAACAGTGGAACTGTAATCAGTCATCGCATGCTACCGCTTTGCGACGACAACTCGAATGCAACAATGGGATTGTTTCAGCAGAAGGTTGCGCGTGTACGGCGCAATTATCGCAAAAAATTTGCCGAAGACTCTGACGAAAGTGATTAA
- the LOC120778273 gene encoding uncharacterized protein LOC120778273 produces MDNVKMPFLPEETLKTQRVEVYLNDLKGRLKELRVQHDEVIQNSVDIIKEIDEVSSSLLLPQNSGIDSSDNVTKIKKLIKEFESARESNSTKTPVSIESKVDIRKILQNFEKLNESHVLKESLVLFKRAKESLEKIDVFLGTHLENVISQSVNASNGNINPLTSAVTTKNVEFENDCGQSPTFPQRNSDTVNNIVLNDDNKVRDCSLKSTNSGSNTPTLAVAKSQISTNSNSDFKHRINMFSNDKSGQVNSCDKNVTPSCYASCCSSVTSMDVYQSAENFCIANMCGNESSCVNSLEMGYEGDNDDSEYDLFALKRKKNKISSANQQ; encoded by the exons ATGGATAACGTTAAAATGCCTTTTC tacCCGAAGAAACACTCAAAACACAGCGTGTTGAAGTTTACTTAAATGATCTAAAGGGGCGATTAAAGGAGCTGCGTGTTCAACATGACGAAGTTATTCAGAATTCAGTAGATATAATTAAAGAGATAGACGAAGTATCGTCCAGTTTGTTGTTGCCACAAAACAGTGGTATTGATTCCAGCGATAATGTTACCAAAATCAAAAAGCTTATTAAAGAATTCGAATCCGCAAGAGAGTCAAATTCAACAAAGACACCTGTATCTATTGAAAGCAAGGTAgacattcgaaaaattttgcaaaacttCGAAAAACTTAATGAGAGCCATGTACTAAAAGAAAGTCTCGTGCTTTTTAAGCGCGCAAAAGAATCTCTCGAGAAAATCGATGTTTTCCTTGGTACTCATTTGGAAAATGTTATTAGTCAATCGGTGAACGCTAGCAATGGGAACATTAATCCACTGACATCCGCAGTAACGACCAAAAATGTAGAATTTGAAAATGATTGTGGACAGTCGCCGACTTTTCCCCAACGTAACTCAGATACCGTGAATAATATTgttcttaatgacgataataaAGTAAGGGATTGTTCTTTGAAATCAACCAATTCTGGATCAAATACGCCTACATTAGCTGTCGCTAAAAGCCAAATCTCTACCAATAGCAACTCTGACTTCAAACATCGAATTAACATGTTTAGCAATGACAAGTCAGGACAGGTAAATAGCTGTGATAAAAATGTAACACCATCATGCTACGCTTCCTGCTGCAGCAGTGTCACTAGCATGGATGTCTACCAATCCgcagaaaatttttgtatagcCAACATGTGTGGCAATGAAAGTAGCTGTGTAAACTCACTTGAGATGGGCTATGAGGGTGACAATGATGACAGTGAGTACGACTTGTTTGCACTaaaacgaaagaaaaacaaaatttcgtcTGCAAATCAGCAGTGA
- the LOC120766213 gene encoding uncharacterized protein LOC120766213 isoform X2, translating into MNNSGIECLFLNPFPKIGSERGVMTSLGEESYKSIFLNFHEYPLRTYIFHSVYSDIEIFMNETSKKVIGATGADAKVAYLLASKMNFTMDLQWPDAGFFGTRSKNGSYNGALGRMIRFEMDIILAGFFIKDYLTRDIGFTSPVYTDELCCYVKKASRIPQSILPLFAVNIDIWISFIFVGMLTPFIWMLLRRVNLSVATKGSVSLKLQKLQTQESRLLTQKHKLQYIRIFIDTWVMWLHSVW; encoded by the exons ATGAACAATAGCGGCATAGAATGCTTATTTTTGAATCCCTTTCCAAAAATTGGCTCAGAACGTGGTGTGATGACTAGTTTGGGTGAAGAAAGCTACAAgagtatttttcttaattttcatgAGTATCCACTCCGCACCTACATTTTCCACTCCGTTTATTCcgatatagaaatttttatgaacGAAACATCAAAAAAAGTAATTGGAGCAACGGGGGCTGACGCCAAAGTGGCTTATCTATTGGCAAGTAAAATGAATTTCACGATGGATCTACAATGGCCGGACGCTGGCTTTTTCGG caCACGCTCGAAGAATGGCAGTTACAATGGTGCACTTGGACGAATGATACGCTTTGAGATGGATATTATATTGGCTGGATTCTTTATAAAGGACTATCTAACGCGCGATATTGGTTTTACTTCACCTGTATATACTGATGAACTTTGTTGTTATGTGAAAAAAGCTAGTCGTATACCTCAATCTATACTCCCTCTATTTGCCGTGAATATCGACATTTGGATTTCTTTCATATTCGTCGGAATGCTCACTCCATTTATATGGATGTTGCTAAGGCGAGTAAATTTGAGTGTTGCGACAAAAGGATCTGTTTCattgaaattgcaaaaattgcaaacaCAGGAAAGTCGTCTGCTAACGCAAAAACATAAACTGCAGTATATACGCATCTTTATAGATACGTGGGTGATGTGG CTTCACTCTGTCTGGTGA
- the LOC120769711 gene encoding uncharacterized protein LOC120769711 translates to MSRLSFLFCITTNGYRISGESTLYVPRTTHEAMIYYVLLLLPMYCIEAKIEQHGQYDMISNTTTTAMNFEEIGEELHRYTWQIPYLNVLLRAKQLESDDANPYVRWFLRHNNLPLIIKVYDELDLVNKTQLSLSVKSNRDSFVIMTDSQQLAKVAQRFVQRAGVFFFILSDTQLPADNSNVLHALNTLWTKYRAFKNFLLTVEGIFYFNPFDYNYTRQSYGKIVRYEHSESLDTALFRDMHGYPLRVQIFKSVYARPYFNKSNPSIKDVYGVDGRVAELLQQRMNFTMALQEPDPNYFGERSKDGKYNGAIGAIIEDKIDLCLTGFFIKDYLVGDYMDFTVAVYDDQLCIYVPKAQRVPQSILPLFSVNVDVWLGFILTAFVCCVIWCIIRQLNIYLNIRKCADTPLERSQWWQFVRIYIDTWVLWVRVNLVQYPPFNSERIFIASLCLVSVIFGAIFESSLATVFIHPLYYNDINTLQQLDESNLKVIYKYSSMADDLFFSETSPLFANLNKKLVHVQNLNADVILDIAKNGGKAGVSRANSLLLESLQFILSKQVYIVPECPKDYTISYVIPKDAPWEEAINNLLLQFASLGLIKKWINDMKTAVDIDIMKSGMDFEQTNTFKVLTVNDLQLAFYVVILGNSLAGLSLIIEFCLKRCSKCTKIKMKDDGI, encoded by the exons ATGAGTAGACTTTCCTTTTTATTCTGTATTACAACAAATGGCTACAGAATTTCTGGCGAGA GTACTTTGTATGTACCCCGCACAACACATGAAGCTATGATTTACTATGTTTTATTACTACTTCCAATGTACTGTATAGAGGCTAAAATAGAACAACATGGGCAGTATGACATGATTTCAAATACAACAACTACAGCGatgaattttgaagaaattggaGAGGAACTTCATAGATACACCTGGCAGATACCCTACCTCAATGTGTTGCTACGTGCGAAGCAATTGGAAAGCGATGACGCCAACCCATATGTGCGTTGGTTCCTTCGTCATAACAATCTGCCGCTAATTATTAAAGTCTATGATGAGCTGGATCTTGTCAATAAGACGCAGTTGTCATTGTCAGTTAAAAGTAACCGCGATAGTTTCGTGATTATGACTGATTCGCAGCAACTAGCCAAGGTCGCGCAGCGTTTTGTGCAACGAGCGGGAGTATTCTTTTTCATACTCAGTGACACGCAATTGCCGGCAGATAATAGTAATGTGCTTCATGCTTTAAATACGTTATGGACTAAATATAGAGCTTTCAAGAATTTCTTGCTCACAGTTGaaggtattttttattttaatcctTTTGACTACAATTATACCCGGCAAAGCTATGGGAAAATTGTTCGTTATGAGCACAGTGAATCGCTGGATACTGCACTGTTTCGGGACATGCATGGCTATCCGTTGcgtgtgcaaattttcaaatcagTCTATGCCCGcccatattttaataaaagcaaTCCATCGATTAAGGATGTATATGGCGTGGATGGACGTGTGGCAGAACTTTTACAACAACGTATGAACTTTACAATGGCTTTGCAAGAGCCAGATCCCAACTATTTTGg tGAACGCTCGAAAGATGGTAAATATAATGGTGcgattggcgcaattattgaggATAAGATCGACTTGTGTCTCACGGGTTTCTTTATAAAAGATTATTTGGTGGGAGATTACATGGATTTTACGGTAGCCGTTTACGATGATCAATTATGCATTTACGTGCCAAAAGCTCAGCGCGTTCCGCAATCTATTTTACCACTGTTTTCGGTAAATGTGGACGTTTGGTTAGGTTTCATACTGACCGCTTTCGTATGCTGTGTAATATGGTGCATAATACGACAACTAAATATATACCTCAACATTAGAAAGTGCGCCGACACACCGCTTGAACGTAGTCAGTGGTGGCAATTCGTCAGAATCTACATAGACACTTGGGTGCTTTGGGTGCGTGTGAATCTTGTGCAGTATCCGCCCTTCAACTCGGAACGCATCTTTATAGCATCACTTTGCCTGGTCAGCGTTATATTTGGCGCTATATTCGAGTCCAGTTTGGCTACTGTATTCATACATCCGTTATATTATAACGATATAAACACATTGCAGCAACTTGATGAGAGCAATCTAAAAGTCATATACAAATACTCTTCAATGGCGGATGATCTATTTTTTAGCGAAACATCTCCACTTTTTGCAAATCTCAATAAGAAATTAGTGCATGTGCAGAACTTAAACGCCGATGTTATATTGGATATTGCCAAAAATGGTGGAAAAGCCGGAGTCTCACGCGCCAATTCGCTGCTGTTAGAATCTCTGCAATTCATATTGTCAAAGCAAGTCTATATTGTACCTGAATGTCCAAAAGATTATACCATTTCGTATGTCATACCGAAAGATGCCCCCTGGGAGGAAGCTATCAACAATTTGCTCCTACAATTCGCTTCTTTGGGACTAATTAAAAAATGGATCAACGACATGAAAACCGCAGTTGATATCGATATAATGAAAAGCGGCATGGATTTCGAGCAAACCAATACATTTAAAGTGCTTACGGTTAACGATTTACAGTTGGCATTCTATGTGGTTATATTGGGCAATTCTCTGGCCGGATTGTCATTAATCATTGAGTTCTGTCTCAAAAGATGTAGCAAATGTACGAAGATTAAAATGAAAGACGATGGAATATAA